In Patescibacteria group bacterium, one DNA window encodes the following:
- a CDS encoding nucleoside-diphosphate kinase (catalyzes the formation of nucleoside triphosphate from ATP and nucleoside diphosphate), which produces MIEKTLIIVKPHAVARGLVGKFLQRFEDMGFKLLEIKIIRGSQELWESFYPSNEQWLKNVGKKTLENYKANNLNIEEKLGTSDPILIGRTIKNWLVKNMCSGDAIAIILKGNEALKKARIACGNTLPNLANPGTIRFDFSADSPNLANNEQRPVFNLIHASDPEEMRDEQRAVDYEINILFPKLGG; this is translated from the coding sequence ATGATAGAAAAAACGCTGATTATTGTAAAACCTCACGCAGTAGCAAGAGGATTGGTTGGAAAATTTCTGCAAAGATTTGAGGATATGGGTTTCAAACTTCTGGAGATCAAAATTATTAGAGGTTCGCAAGAATTATGGGAAAGTTTTTACCCGTCCAACGAACAGTGGCTAAAAAATGTTGGTAAGAAAACCTTGGAAAACTATAAAGCCAATAACCTAAACATTGAAGAAAAACTCGGAACTTCCGATCCTATTTTAATTGGTCGAACAATTAAGAACTGGTTAGTAAAAAATATGTGTTCTGGCGATGCAATTGCTATAATCCTCAAAGGGAATGAAGCATTAAAAAAGGCGCGAATTGCCTGCGGAAATACCTTGCCAAATTTAGCCAATCCAGGAACAATTCGCTTTGATTTTTCAGCAGATTCGCCAAATTTGGCAAATAACGAACAACGACCTGTTTTTAATTTAATTCACGCGTCTGATCCCGAAGAAATGCGCGACGAGCAAAGAGCCGTTGATTACGAGATTAATATTCTGTTTCCTAAATTGGGAGGTTAA
- a CDS encoding type II toxin-antitoxin system RelE/ParE family toxin produces the protein MIKSFQCKETQKIFERNYSRNFSRSIQRMAMRKLWIIDAAMFLNDLRIPPSNHLEKLSGKR, from the coding sequence ATGATTAAAAGTTTTCAATGTAAAGAAACGCAAAAAATATTTGAAAGGAATTATTCGCGTAATTTTTCTCGTTCAATACAAAGAATGGCTATGCGTAAACTTTGGATTATAGATGCCGCGATGTTTCTAAACGATTTAAGAATTCCTCCGTCAAATCATCTTGAAAAATTAAGCGGGAAAAGAAA